A stretch of Heterodontus francisci isolate sHetFra1 chromosome 1, sHetFra1.hap1, whole genome shotgun sequence DNA encodes these proteins:
- the LOC137351700 gene encoding interleukin-8-like has translation MNRATAVTILILLLCAIAAQGIPIPGTQGRCQCPQTSSKMIRLNHIQNLKFIPKGSHCETLEIIVTLKTGNQLCVSPDAKWVKTIIKAKKGARQHN, from the exons ATGAACAGAGCAACTGCTGTCACGATTCTCATCCTGCTTTTGTGTGCCATTGCTGCACAGG GTATTCCAATCCCAGGAACTCAGGGAAGGTGCCAGTGTCCTCAGACCAGCTCCAAAATGATCCGCCTGAATCATATCCAGAATTTGAAATTTATCCCTAAAGGATCTCACTGTGAGACACTGGAGATAAT TGTCACCTTGAAAACTGGAAATCAATTATGCGTGAGTCCTGATGCCAAGTGGGTGAAGACTATTATTAAAGCCAAGAAAG gtGCCAGACAACACAACTGA